From Juglans regia cultivar Chandler chromosome 8, Walnut 2.0, whole genome shotgun sequence, the proteins below share one genomic window:
- the LOC108993702 gene encoding proteasome subunit beta type-4-like isoform X1 — translation MDSNQAKQHNLVGSESASERTLYPYVTGSSVVAIKYKDGILMAADMGGSYGSTLRYKSVERLKPTGKHSILGASGEISDFQEILRSLDELILYDNMWDDGNSLGPKEVHSYLTRMMYNRRNKFNPLWNSLILGGVKNGQKYLGMVSMIGVNFEDNHVATGFGNHLARPILRDEWHENLSFEDGVKLLEKCMRVLLYRDRSAVNKLQIAKITEEGVTISQPYALKTFWGFAAFENPTVGAEGSW, via the exons ATGGATTCAAACCAAGCCAAGCAGCATAACCTAGTGGGCTCTGAATCCGCTTCGGAAAGAACTCT GTACCCATATGTTACTGGCTCGTCCGTTGTTGCTATCAAATACAAAGATGGAATTCTTATGGCGGCTGATATGGGAG GCTCCTATGGATCTACCCTGCGATACAAGAGTGTGGAGCGATTGAAGCCTACAGGAAAACATTCTATTCTTGGTGCAAGTGGGGAAATAAGTGATTTTCAGGAGATTTTACGTTCTCTCGATGAGCTTAT TCTGTATGACAACATGTGGGATGATGGTAATTCTCTGGGGCCTAAAGAGGTGCACAGCTATTTAACCCGTATGATGTATAATAGGAGGAACAAGTTTAATCCACTGTGGAACTCACTTATTCTTGGTGGAGTGAAAAATGGGCAGAAGTACCTTGGCATG GTTAGCATGATAGGTGTAAATTTTGAGGATAATCATGTAGCAACTGGGTTTGGGAATCATCTTGCCCGGCCTATTCTTCGTGATGAGTGGCACGAGAACTTGAGTTTTGAAGATGGTGTCAAGTTACTGGAGAAATGTATGCGTGTACTGCTATATCGTGACCGGTCTGCTGTCAACAAGCTTCAG ATTGCGAAGATCACAGAAGAAGGTGTAACTATCTCTCAGCCATATGCATTGAAGACATTCTGGGGATTTGCTGCATTCGAGAACCCAACCGTGGGTGCAGAGGGATCTTGGTAG